Proteins encoded together in one Roseibacterium elongatum DSM 19469 window:
- a CDS encoding beta-ketoacyl-ACP synthase II — protein MRRVVVTGLGIVSPIGNTAAEVVDSLKAGRSGIEASAEMAEHGFRSQIAGTLKIDPSDHIDKRALRFMGPGAAYAHIAMGQAIADAGLDEGDIVNPRTGLIAGSGGPSTSAMFAAHQTVLKSGGTKRIGPFAVPKCMSSTISANLATAYQIKGINYSITSACSTSLHCIGNAAEQIMMGKQDVMFAGGAEELDWTLSCLFDAMGAMSSKFNDTPQRASRAFDADRDGFVIGGGGAMLVLEDLEHAQARGAKIYAEVTGFAATSDGHDMVAPSGEGGERAMRLALQTLPEGRKVDYINAHGTSTKVGDVGEVEAVRRVFGAGSTPPISSTKSMTGHAQGAAGALEAVFCLLMLEHDFIAPSINVETLDPDLDASEIATALVEGAGLDTVMTNSFGFGGTNGSMLLSRFDG, from the coding sequence ATGCGCCGCGTCGTCGTCACAGGATTGGGCATCGTCTCGCCCATCGGAAATACCGCCGCCGAGGTGGTGGACAGCCTCAAGGCAGGCCGGTCCGGCATCGAGGCCAGTGCCGAGATGGCCGAGCACGGCTTTCGCAGCCAGATTGCCGGCACGCTCAAGATCGATCCGTCGGACCATATCGACAAGCGCGCGTTGCGCTTCATGGGGCCGGGTGCGGCCTATGCCCATATCGCCATGGGGCAGGCCATCGCGGATGCGGGTCTGGACGAGGGCGACATCGTCAATCCGCGCACCGGGCTGATCGCGGGCTCGGGCGGGCCGTCGACCAGCGCCATGTTCGCCGCACACCAGACGGTGCTGAAATCGGGCGGGACCAAGCGCATCGGCCCCTTTGCCGTACCCAAATGCATGAGCAGCACGATTTCCGCCAACCTCGCCACGGCCTACCAGATCAAGGGGATCAACTATTCGATCACCTCGGCCTGTTCGACGTCCTTGCATTGTATCGGCAACGCGGCCGAGCAGATCATGATGGGCAAACAGGACGTGATGTTCGCCGGCGGCGCCGAGGAACTGGACTGGACGCTGTCCTGCCTGTTCGACGCGATGGGCGCGATGTCCTCGAAATTCAACGACACGCCGCAGCGCGCCAGCCGCGCCTTCGATGCCGATCGCGACGGGTTCGTGATCGGGGGCGGCGGCGCGATGCTGGTGCTGGAAGATCTGGAGCACGCGCAGGCGCGCGGCGCGAAAATCTATGCCGAGGTCACCGGCTTTGCCGCCACCTCGGACGGGCATGACATGGTCGCGCCCTCGGGCGAGGGGGGGGAGCGCGCGATGCGGCTGGCCCTGCAAACGCTGCCCGAGGGGCGCAAGGTCGATTACATCAACGCGCACGGCACCTCGACCAAGGTCGGTGACGTGGGCGAGGTCGAGGCCGTGCGCCGCGTCTTTGGCGCAGGATCCACGCCGCCGATTTCCTCGACCAAGTCGATGACGGGCCATGCGCAGGGGGCGGCCGGCGCGCTGGAGGCGGTGTTCTGCCTGCTGATGCTGGAACATGATTTCATCGCGCCCTCGATCAATGTCGAAACGCTGGATCCGGATCTGGATGCGTCCGAGATCGCCACCGCGCTGGTCGAAGGCGCGGGGCTGGATACCGTGATGACGAATTCCTTTGGTTTCGGGGGCACGAACGGGTCGATGCTGCTCTCGCGGTTTGACGGATGA
- a CDS encoding enoyl-ACP reductase FabI: MTDLMKGKRGLVMGVANERSIAWGIARAMADEGAELAFSYQGEAFGKRVEPLAASVGASLLVDVDVTDDASMDAAFDRIKAEWGTLDFVVHAIAYSDKAELTGRFINTTRENFRNSLTISCYSFIDVAKRASELMPVGGSMITLTYQGSNRVTPFYNVMGVAKAALESSVRYLANDLGPQKIRVNAISPGPMKTLAGAAIGGARKTFKTTEANAPLRANATLEAVGGTAVYLASDYGACTTGEIIAVDGGYHVLGMAQPENL; encoded by the coding sequence ATGACCGATTTGATGAAGGGCAAGCGCGGCCTTGTGATGGGCGTCGCGAATGAGCGCTCGATCGCTTGGGGCATCGCCCGCGCGATGGCCGACGAAGGGGCCGAATTGGCGTTTTCCTATCAGGGCGAGGCGTTCGGCAAGCGGGTCGAGCCCCTGGCCGCGTCCGTCGGCGCAAGCCTGCTGGTCGATGTGGACGTGACCGACGACGCCTCGATGGATGCCGCGTTCGACCGGATCAAGGCGGAATGGGGGACCCTCGATTTCGTGGTCCATGCCATCGCATATTCCGACAAGGCGGAACTGACGGGGCGCTTCATCAACACCACGCGCGAGAATTTCCGCAATTCGCTGACGATCAGCTGTTATTCCTTCATCGACGTGGCCAAGCGCGCCTCGGAGTTGATGCCCGTGGGCGGGTCGATGATCACGCTGACCTACCAGGGGTCGAACCGGGTGACGCCGTTCTACAACGTGATGGGCGTGGCCAAGGCGGCGCTCGAAAGCTCGGTGCGCTATCTTGCCAACGACCTCGGGCCGCAGAAGATCCGCGTCAACGCGATCTCTCCGGGGCCGATGAAGACGCTGGCGGGGGCCGCCATCGGCGGCGCACGCAAGACCTTCAAGACAACCGAGGCCAACGCGCCGCTGCGCGCCAACGCGACGCTCGAGGCAGTGGGCGGCACCGCGGTTTATCTGGCGTCCGATTACGGGGCCTGCACCACGGGCGAGATCATCGCGGTCGATGGCGGCTATCACGTGCTGGGCATGGCGCAGCCCGAAAACCTGTGA
- a CDS encoding dimethylsulfonioproprionate lyase family protein encodes MSRIIAANPPITPRAISQKPVTAHFSRALDTGERGSMQGMARALREQRDRLTWEYGYDKVPPALARKYAYCEILGPRGPIAWDRLILGFVLFAPRTTYPQHSHSEIEESYISVSGAWSENNAAVYAPGSLILNRPGDEHRITIGDQEPCLLAYAWAGPADKLSDPKMKFTAGRRQV; translated from the coding sequence TTGTCGCGGATCATCGCGGCCAATCCGCCGATTACCCCGCGCGCAATCAGCCAAAAGCCGGTCACGGCGCATTTCTCGCGGGCGCTGGACACCGGCGAGCGCGGCTCGATGCAGGGGATGGCGCGCGCATTGCGCGAACAACGCGACCGGCTGACATGGGAATACGGCTATGACAAGGTGCCGCCGGCGCTGGCCCGGAAATACGCCTATTGCGAGATCCTGGGGCCGCGCGGCCCGATCGCGTGGGATCGTCTGATCCTCGGCTTCGTGCTGTTCGCGCCGCGCACCACCTATCCGCAGCACAGTCATTCCGAGATCGAGGAAAGCTATATTTCGGTCTCGGGGGCATGGTCGGAAAACAACGCCGCCGTCTATGCACCGGGTTCGTTGATCCTGAACCGCCCCGGCGACGAGCACCGCATCACCATCGGCGATCAGGAGCCCTGCCTGCTGGCTTATGCCTGGGCGGGGCCGGCGGACAAACTGAGCGATCCCAAGATGAAATTCACCGCCGGACGACGTCAGGTTTGA
- the alaE gene encoding L-alanine exporter AlaE — MRGFVVDTGTTIVFFTIVAGLTELLLAGMSPREVLVTRALTVPVMVLTGRPYGMWRDMWFRRVPARGLIARTALDIAAFLSFQVPVYAMILWVAGADVGEMAIALGSAVWLMVLLSRPFGLVLERVRRAFGLAPPGLAHAPDR; from the coding sequence ATGCGTGGATTTGTGGTCGATACCGGCACGACCATCGTGTTCTTCACGATCGTCGCGGGCTTAACCGAATTGTTGCTGGCCGGGATGTCCCCGCGCGAGGTCTTGGTGACAAGGGCGTTGACGGTGCCGGTCATGGTGCTGACCGGGCGGCCCTATGGCATGTGGCGCGACATGTGGTTCCGGCGTGTGCCCGCGCGTGGGCTGATCGCGCGCACGGCCCTCGATATCGCGGCTTTCCTGAGCTTTCAGGTGCCGGTCTATGCCATGATCCTGTGGGTCGCGGGCGCGGATGTCGGTGAAATGGCCATCGCGCTTGGCTCGGCGGTGTGGCTGATGGTGTTGCTCAGCCGGCCCTTTGGCCTTGTGCTGGAACGGGTGCGGCGGGCCTTTGGCCTCGCGCCACCGGGGTTGGCGCACGCCCCCGACCGGTGA
- a CDS encoding FKBP-type peptidyl-prolyl cis-trans isomerase: MTQAKPGTTVSIHYTGTLADGTTFDSSEGRDPLTFQMGEGQIIPGLENALSGMSEGESKTVTIPADEAYGAHRPEAIQQVPREAVPDHIPLDLGTQLQVQTPEGQTLPVTVAEVTDETVTLDANHPLAGKDLTFAVELVKVA; the protein is encoded by the coding sequence ATGACCCAGGCCAAGCCGGGCACCACCGTGTCCATCCACTACACCGGCACCCTTGCGGACGGCACCACCTTCGACAGTTCGGAGGGGCGCGACCCGCTGACCTTCCAGATGGGCGAAGGCCAGATCATCCCCGGTCTGGAAAACGCGCTGTCGGGCATGTCCGAAGGCGAGAGCAAAACCGTCACCATCCCCGCCGACGAGGCCTATGGCGCCCATCGCCCCGAGGCCATCCAGCAGGTCCCGCGCGAGGCGGTGCCCGATCACATCCCGCTGGATCTGGGGACCCAGTTGCAGGTGCAGACGCCCGAGGGCCAGACCCTGCCCGTGACCGTGGCCGAGGTGACCGACGAGACGGTGACGTTGGATGCCAACCACCCGCTGGCGGGCAAGGACCTGACCTTTGCCGTCGAGCTGGTCAAGGTCGCCTAA
- a CDS encoding haloacid dehalogenase type II, whose product MAIRVCVFDAYGTLFDVSAAARALAVEPGREGFAAVWPQVSADWRAKQLQYSWLRAVTGTHCDFWQVTQDGLDWALERAGQDHDATLREALLGLYWRLEAYPEVPAMLAALTSAGQSTAILSNGSPEMLSGAVETAGLRDALDAVLSVEEVGVFKPDARVYDLVGARFDCRRDEVLFVSSNGWDAASAAAYGFTTLWVNRAGEPVDRLPARPHHVMADLSGVPELLEML is encoded by the coding sequence ATGGCAATCCGGGTCTGCGTTTTCGATGCCTATGGCACGCTGTTCGATGTCTCTGCCGCCGCGCGGGCGCTGGCCGTCGAACCGGGGCGCGAGGGGTTCGCCGCGGTCTGGCCGCAGGTCTCGGCCGATTGGCGGGCCAAGCAGTTGCAATACTCCTGGCTGCGGGCGGTGACCGGCACCCATTGCGATTTCTGGCAGGTCACGCAGGATGGGCTGGACTGGGCGCTTGAACGCGCGGGGCAGGATCACGACGCCACCCTCCGCGAGGCGCTTTTGGGCCTCTATTGGCGGCTCGAGGCCTATCCCGAGGTGCCCGCGATGCTGGCCGCGTTGACATCGGCGGGGCAGAGCACCGCGATCCTGTCCAACGGCTCGCCCGAGATGCTGTCGGGCGCGGTCGAAACGGCGGGGCTGCGCGACGCGCTCGACGCGGTGCTGTCGGTCGAGGAGGTCGGCGTCTTCAAGCCCGACGCGCGGGTCTATGACCTGGTTGGCGCGCGCTTTGACTGTCGGCGTGACGAGGTGCTGTTCGTCTCGTCCAATGGCTGGGATGCGGCCTCGGCGGCCGCCTACGGCTTCACGACGCTTTGGGTCAACCGCGCCGGGGAGCCGGTCGACCGCCTGCCGGCCCGCCCGCATCACGTGATGGCCGATCTCTCGGGCGTGCCCGAGTTGCTGGAGATGCTGTGA
- a CDS encoding alpha/beta fold hydrolase, protein MEFVTAEDGLRLAYDDQGGGTSLLCLPGLTRNMEDFEPVLDHYADRARVIRMDFRGRGASDHGDPATYSVPQEARDVLTLLDHLGIARAVILGTSRGGLVAMMLAATAKDRLAGVILNDIGPDVMPEGLSMIMQYIGKRPGVRTLEEAAAAFPVAYADSFQNVPAATWADFARRLYLQTDDGLALRYDPRLREAVAPAFEPDAVQPDLWPLFDAFDGLPLGLIRGAQSNILSSETTAEMRRRRPDMAFAELADRGHVPFLDEPGARAVIDTVLERAQ, encoded by the coding sequence ATGGAATTCGTGACCGCCGAGGATGGCCTGCGCTTGGCCTATGACGATCAGGGGGGCGGCACGTCGCTGCTGTGCCTGCCGGGCCTGACCCGCAACATGGAGGATTTCGAGCCGGTGCTCGACCACTACGCCGATCGCGCCCGCGTGATCCGCATGGATTTCCGCGGGCGCGGCGCGTCCGATCACGGCGACCCGGCCACTTACAGCGTCCCGCAAGAGGCGCGCGATGTGCTGACCCTGCTCGATCATCTGGGGATCGCGCGGGCGGTGATCCTCGGCACCTCGCGCGGCGGGCTTGTGGCGATGATGCTGGCCGCCACCGCCAAGGATCGCCTGGCGGGGGTGATCCTCAACGATATCGGCCCCGATGTGATGCCCGAGGGCCTGTCGATGATCATGCAGTATATCGGCAAGCGCCCCGGGGTCCGCACATTGGAGGAAGCCGCCGCCGCCTTTCCCGTGGCCTATGCCGACAGTTTCCAGAACGTGCCGGCCGCCACCTGGGCCGATTTCGCGCGCCGCCTTTATCTCCAGACCGACGATGGTCTTGCCCTGCGCTACGATCCCCGCCTGCGCGAGGCCGTGGCCCCCGCCTTTGAACCGGACGCCGTGCAGCCTGATCTCTGGCCGCTGTTCGATGCGTTCGACGGGCTGCCGCTTGGCCTGATCCGGGGCGCGCAGTCCAACATCCTGTCGTCCGAAACCACGGCCGAGATGCGCCGCCGCCGCCCCGACATGGCCTTTGCCGAGCTGGCCGATCGCGGCCATGTGCCCTTCCTCGACGAACCCGGCGCGCGCGCCGTGATCGACACCGTGCTGGAGCGCGCCCAATGA
- a CDS encoding threonine ammonia-lyase: MTDIAMIEAAATRAAGVVRRTPLLNAPLLDAMAGRPVWLKAEVLQHTGSFKFRGAWAAISALDPQTRARGVLAYSSGNHAQGVARAAQLHGIPATILMPADAPRLKIENTRAYGAEVVLYDRAGGEDRNVIGARLCKDRGLTLIKPFDNAQVIAGQGTCGLEIAEQAEAVGIRGATVLTCCGGGGLTSGIALALEARAPTMTVRPVEPEGFDDTARSLAAGTIQRNTGPEAGFCDAILTPQPGEITFPVMQRLCGPGIVVTEDQVRAAMRAAFDRLKLVLEPGGAVALAAALFHGEVLDDGPVIALASGGNVDADTFASVLTAT, from the coding sequence ATGACCGATATCGCGATGATCGAGGCCGCCGCCACGCGGGCGGCGGGCGTCGTGCGCCGCACCCCGCTGCTCAATGCGCCGTTGCTCGACGCGATGGCCGGACGCCCGGTCTGGCTCAAGGCCGAGGTGCTGCAACACACCGGCAGCTTCAAGTTCCGTGGCGCCTGGGCGGCGATCTCGGCGCTCGACCCTCAGACGCGCGCGCGGGGCGTGCTGGCCTATTCCTCGGGCAACCACGCGCAAGGTGTGGCGCGAGCGGCGCAACTGCATGGTATCCCGGCGACGATCCTGATGCCCGCCGATGCGCCGCGCCTCAAGATCGAGAACACCCGCGCCTACGGGGCCGAGGTGGTGCTTTATGACCGGGCGGGGGGCGAGGATCGCAACGTCATTGGCGCGCGCCTGTGCAAGGACCGCGGCCTGACCCTGATCAAACCTTTCGACAACGCGCAGGTGATCGCGGGGCAGGGCACCTGCGGTCTGGAAATCGCGGAACAGGCGGAGGCCGTGGGAATCAGGGGGGCAACCGTCCTGACCTGCTGCGGCGGCGGGGGGCTGACCTCGGGCATCGCGCTGGCGCTCGAGGCCCGCGCCCCGACCATGACCGTCCGCCCGGTCGAACCCGAGGGGTTCGACGACACCGCCCGCTCGCTGGCCGCCGGCACGATCCAACGCAACACCGGCCCCGAGGCCGGGTTCTGCGACGCCATCTTGACGCCCCAACCGGGTGAAATCACCTTCCCGGTGATGCAGCGCCTTTGCGGGCCGGGTATCGTGGTGACCGAGGATCAGGTCCGCGCCGCGATGCGCGCGGCGTTCGACCGGCTGAAACTGGTGCTGGAACCCGGCGGTGCCGTCGCCCTGGCCGCCGCCCTGTTCCACGGCGAGGTCCTGGACGACGGCCCTGTCATCGCGCTCGCCTCGGGTGGCAATGTCGATGCCGACACGTTCGCATCGGTGCTCACCGCCACCTGA
- a CDS encoding TCR/Tet family MFS transporter codes for MRLPVLFILITVSLDAMGIGLILPVMPELIADVRGTGLNDAALWGGILSAAYAIMQFGFAPTIGNLSDRFGRRPVLLVSMAVMALDYVVMAIAGSIWLLLAGRIVAGITAATHSTAFAFMADITEPEKRAKAFGLVSAGFGIGFILGPLLGGLLGDLDPRAPFVAAACLAAANVVFGLLILPESLPKERRRAFDWRRANPAGGLMQMGKLPGVRPLLAVMLAYQISNFVYPAIWAYWTQGAFGWDAGMVGASLAAYGVAMAVVQGGLVQPVLHRLGELRAVTWGLMLNTGCLIAYALISQGWMIWVMIPISAMGAMVAPALQGVLSRAAGADQQGELQGVLASLSALSMILSPLMMTQAFFWATREGGAIWWPGALLPWRRG; via the coding sequence ATGCGCCTGCCCGTCCTGTTCATCCTGATCACCGTCTCGCTGGATGCGATGGGCATCGGCCTGATCCTGCCTGTCATGCCCGAGTTGATCGCGGATGTCCGGGGCACCGGCCTGAACGATGCCGCGCTGTGGGGCGGGATCCTGTCGGCGGCCTATGCGATCATGCAATTCGGCTTTGCGCCGACCATCGGCAACCTGTCGGATCGGTTCGGGCGGCGTCCCGTCCTGCTGGTCTCGATGGCGGTGATGGCGCTGGATTACGTGGTCATGGCCATCGCGGGGTCGATCTGGCTGCTGCTGGCCGGACGCATCGTGGCGGGGATCACCGCCGCGACCCATTCCACGGCCTTCGCCTTCATGGCCGACATCACCGAGCCCGAGAAACGCGCCAAGGCCTTCGGTTTGGTCTCGGCGGGGTTCGGGATCGGGTTTATCCTGGGGCCGCTTCTGGGGGGGCTTCTGGGCGATCTCGATCCGCGCGCGCCCTTTGTCGCCGCCGCATGCCTGGCTGCGGCCAATGTCGTCTTCGGCCTGCTGATCCTGCCCGAAAGCCTGCCGAAAGAGCGCCGCCGCGCCTTTGACTGGCGCCGCGCCAACCCGGCGGGCGGGCTGATGCAGATGGGCAAGCTGCCGGGGGTGCGACCCCTTCTGGCGGTGATGCTGGCCTATCAGATCTCGAATTTCGTCTACCCCGCGATCTGGGCCTACTGGACGCAGGGCGCATTCGGCTGGGATGCCGGGATGGTGGGGGCCTCGCTGGCGGCCTACGGGGTTGCCATGGCGGTGGTGCAGGGCGGGCTGGTGCAGCCGGTGCTGCACCGCCTTGGCGAGCTGCGCGCCGTGACATGGGGCCTGATGCTGAACACCGGCTGCCTGATCGCCTATGCCCTGATATCGCAGGGGTGGATGATCTGGGTGATGATCCCGATCTCGGCGATGGGGGCGATGGTCGCCCCGGCCTTGCAAGGCGTGCTCAGCCGCGCGGCGGGGGCCGACCAGCAGGGCGAATTGCAGGGCGTGCTGGCGTCGCTGTCGGCGCTCTCGATGATCCTGTCGCCCTTGATGATGACACAGGCGTTTTTCTGGGCCACGCGCGAGGGCGGCGCGATCTGGTGGCCGGGCGCCCTTTTGCCCTGGCGGCGGGGTTGA
- a CDS encoding lyase family protein — protein sequence MAEAESNTAQAARTYGQVATPSSFGALIASWGAPLIRAHDRLGRLRESCLCVSLSGAAGTGAMLGPDPDALRAALAQSLGLADPGESWHASRDRVGEIAGWLTAIATTGGKMGEDLIRLTRSEVSEIRLDDAGGSSTMPQKQNPVGPSVLVALARQAVALDSVVRGAVLHGEARDGAAWFAEWLALPQLVAAAAKSAALMADLSGAITPTGPPWPPVPPTRSASSMPRRCPLRWPVTCRAPRRRPPSRRWRPRRARRVLPCLTSWRSATPRPRCPICRRPRHSAQRPPRPRLCEGRPRHRGPDRGGARPWLTPPHLHP from the coding sequence CTGGCCGAGGCCGAGTCCAACACCGCGCAGGCGGCGCGCACCTATGGACAGGTGGCCACCCCCAGCAGCTTCGGCGCCCTGATCGCCAGCTGGGGCGCGCCGCTGATCCGCGCCCATGATCGGCTGGGCCGCCTGCGCGAGAGCTGCCTGTGCGTGTCGCTGTCCGGGGCGGCGGGCACCGGCGCGATGCTGGGGCCCGACCCCGACGCCCTGCGCGCCGCGCTTGCGCAATCGCTCGGCCTCGCCGATCCGGGCGAAAGCTGGCACGCCAGCCGCGACCGCGTGGGCGAGATCGCGGGCTGGCTGACCGCCATCGCGACCACAGGCGGCAAGATGGGCGAAGACCTGATCCGCCTGACCCGCAGCGAAGTGTCCGAGATCCGCCTCGACGACGCGGGGGGCTCCTCGACCATGCCGCAGAAACAGAACCCGGTCGGGCCCTCGGTTCTGGTGGCGCTGGCGCGCCAGGCCGTGGCCCTCGACAGCGTGGTGCGCGGCGCGGTGCTCCATGGCGAGGCGCGCGACGGCGCGGCCTGGTTCGCGGAATGGCTGGCCCTGCCGCAACTGGTGGCGGCGGCGGCGAAATCCGCCGCCCTCATGGCCGATCTGTCGGGCGCGATCACCCCGACCGGGCCGCCATGGCCGCCCGTGCCACCGACCCGCTCGGCCTCATCCATGCCGAGGCGCTGTCCTTTGCGCTGGCCCGTCACCTGCCGCGCCCCGAGGCGCAGGCCGCCGTCACGGCGCTGGCGGCCCAGGCGCGCGAGACGGGTACTCCCCTGCCTGACCTCGTGGCGCAGCGCCACCCCGAGGCCCCGCTGCCCGATCTGTCGCCGCCCGCGACACTCGGCACAGCGCCCGCCCAGGCCCCGCCTTTGCGAAGGCCGCCCGCGACACCGCGGCCCGGATCGCGGCGGCGCACGCCCCTGGCTGACCCCACCCCATCTTCATCCTTGA
- a CDS encoding lyase family protein, producing MSVTPFDSALYRGLFGDDEIARLFSDTAELRAMMLVMGTLARVQGRAGVIPEVSGAFLHRAAMEVQIDPAGLAAATARNGVTVPGLVTAFRAALNAPEHAPYLHWGATSQDVQDTALMLRLRQALMLIGGAVGPGVDRAGRSGRGRVQHRAGGAHLWTGGHPQQLRRPDRQLGRAADPRP from the coding sequence ATGAGCGTGACGCCCTTCGACAGCGCGCTTTATCGCGGTCTTTTCGGAGATGACGAGATTGCCCGGTTGTTTTCCGACACGGCCGAGCTGCGCGCGATGATGCTGGTCATGGGCACGCTGGCCAGGGTGCAGGGCCGCGCCGGCGTCATCCCCGAGGTCAGCGGCGCCTTCCTGCACCGTGCCGCGATGGAGGTGCAGATCGACCCCGCCGGCCTTGCCGCCGCGACGGCGCGAAACGGGGTCACGGTTCCGGGGCTGGTCACGGCCTTTCGCGCCGCGCTGAATGCGCCCGAGCATGCGCCCTACCTGCATTGGGGCGCCACCAGCCAGGATGTGCAGGACACCGCGCTGATGCTGCGCCTGCGCCAGGCCCTGATGCTGATCGGAGGGGCGGTTGGGCCGGGCGTTGACCGGGCTGGCCGATCTGGCCGAGGCCGAGTCCAACACCGCGCAGGCGGCGCGCACCTATGGACAGGTGGCCACCCCCAGCAGCTTCGGCGCCCTGATCGCCAGCTGGGGCGCGCCGCTGATCCGCGCCCATGA
- the pcaD gene encoding 3-oxoadipate enol-lactonase has product MDCIQLDDVTLHVKQEGPADGPPVLFANSLGTDLRLWDDVVARLPRGLRLIRYDKRGHGLSTCPQAPYTMGALVREAEGLLDALQVREAVVVGLSIGGMIAQGLAAKRLDLVRAVVLSNTAPKIGTRQMWADRIAQIHSGGLSSMSDAIMERWFSKPFRESPAVTPWRRMVEVTPEAGYAGCSAAIAGTDFYTTTAALRLPALVIAGDQDGSTPPDVVRELADLIHGARYELMRGAGHLPCVEDPDTYATHLTDFLRDIGHLPGGRA; this is encoded by the coding sequence ATGGACTGCATCCAGCTGGACGATGTGACCTTGCACGTGAAGCAGGAGGGGCCCGCGGACGGGCCGCCGGTGCTGTTCGCCAACTCGCTTGGCACGGACCTGCGCCTGTGGGACGACGTGGTGGCGCGCCTGCCCCGGGGGCTGCGCCTGATCCGCTATGACAAGCGCGGCCATGGCCTGTCGACCTGCCCGCAAGCGCCCTACACGATGGGCGCACTGGTGCGCGAGGCCGAGGGGCTGCTGGATGCGCTGCAGGTCAGGGAGGCCGTGGTCGTCGGCCTGTCCATCGGCGGCATGATCGCCCAGGGGCTCGCGGCCAAGCGGCTGGATCTGGTGCGCGCGGTGGTGCTGTCGAACACCGCGCCCAAGATCGGCACGCGGCAGATGTGGGCCGATCGCATCGCGCAGATCCATTCCGGGGGGCTGAGTTCGATGTCGGACGCGATCATGGAGCGCTGGTTCTCGAAACCCTTCCGCGAGAGCCCGGCCGTGACCCCGTGGCGGCGCATGGTCGAGGTCACGCCCGAGGCCGGGTATGCGGGCTGTTCGGCGGCCATCGCGGGCACGGATTTCTACACGACGACGGCGGCTCTGCGCCTGCCCGCGCTGGTCATCGCGGGCGATCAGGACGGCTCGACTCCGCCGGACGTTGTGCGCGAACTGGCCGACCTGATCCACGGCGCACGATACGAATTGATGCGCGGCGCGGGCCACCTGCCCTGCGTCGAGGACCCCGACACCTATGCCACCCATCTGACCGATTTCCTGCGCGACATCGGGCATCTGCCGGGGGGCCGCGCATGA
- a CDS encoding alcohol dehydrogenase catalytic domain-containing protein, producing the protein MPSEIRAAVCRAFNTPLKVETVHLRDPGPGEVQVTLEAVAICHSDISYIEGAWGGDLPAVYGHEAAGRVTARGPGVTALAEGDRVLVTLIRSCGHCPSCATAKPVYCTGNQPLPPELSLPDGTEVTKAMNCGAFAEKVTVHVSQTAPLGDDIPGDVACLLACGVPTGVGAAVNTAGVRPGDVVVVIGAGGVGLNAIQGARIAGAAHIIALDLEETKLDVALDFGATAALPASGDKPWRAAKAAAGGRAADHVFVSVGAIPAYDMASRFLAPGGTVYAVGMPHSGDTTSYEPVILAATGQGVRGSLMGDIVLGRDIPWMIELYRQGRLKLDELISTRWRLDQINEAIADTKTGQARRNVITFD; encoded by the coding sequence GTGCCGAGTGAAATCCGCGCCGCGGTGTGCCGCGCATTCAACACGCCGCTAAAGGTCGAAACGGTGCATCTGCGCGATCCTGGCCCGGGCGAGGTTCAGGTCACGCTCGAAGCCGTGGCCATCTGCCATTCCGACATTTCCTATATCGAGGGCGCCTGGGGCGGCGATCTGCCGGCCGTCTACGGGCACGAGGCGGCGGGCCGGGTCACCGCGCGGGGCCCCGGCGTGACCGCGCTGGCCGAGGGCGATCGCGTCCTCGTCACCCTGATCCGCTCCTGCGGGCATTGCCCGTCCTGCGCCACGGCGAAACCGGTCTACTGCACCGGCAACCAGCCGCTGCCGCCGGAACTGAGCCTGCCGGACGGGACCGAGGTGACCAAGGCGATGAATTGCGGGGCCTTCGCCGAAAAGGTCACCGTCCATGTCAGCCAGACCGCCCCCCTGGGCGACGATATCCCGGGCGACGTCGCCTGCCTGCTGGCCTGCGGTGTGCCCACCGGGGTCGGCGCTGCGGTGAACACGGCGGGCGTGCGCCCCGGCGACGTGGTGGTGGTGATCGGTGCGGGCGGCGTGGGGCTCAACGCGATTCAGGGCGCGCGGATCGCGGGGGCGGCCCATATCATCGCGCTCGACCTCGAAGAGACCAAGCTGGACGTCGCGCTGGACTTTGGCGCCACGGCGGCCCTTCCGGCCTCGGGCGACAAACCCTGGCGCGCGGCCAAGGCCGCCGCCGGCGGGCGCGCCGCCGATCATGTCTTCGTCTCGGTGGGCGCGATCCCGGCCTATGACATGGCCTCCCGCTTCCTCGCCCCGGGCGGCACGGTCTATGCCGTCGGCATGCCCCATTCCGGCGACACCACCTCCTACGAGCCGGTGATCCTGGCGGCCACGGGGCAGGGGGTGCGCGGCTCGCTCATGGGCGACATCGTGCTGGGCCGCGACATCCCGTGGATGATCGAGCTCTATCGGCAAGGCCGCCTGAAACTGGACGAACTGATCTCGACACGCTGGCGCCTCGACCAGATCAACGAGGCCATCGCCGACACCAAGACCGGCCAGGCCCGACGCAACGTCATCACCTTCGACTAG